In one window of Carcharodon carcharias isolate sCarCar2 chromosome 14, sCarCar2.pri, whole genome shotgun sequence DNA:
- the ncoa6 gene encoding nuclear receptor coactivator 6 isoform X3, whose amino-acid sequence MLLSVWSTTIEEMDLDLELVLGEDQLSLEVQEDDFTVWIAFKGNMKDDDFVNKLDMIINNMSCLLGMDAEKLRPEKVEPWNSVRVTFNIPREAAERLRLMAQNNNQQLRDLGILSVQIEGEGVINLALVQHRGQEIRVNGPVNQIRMESGFSLQGGQGLIRVNNPSAAMIPSSSNMAASLVSSGASSELLQSRVLHPSARPTSQPDMDSVLSTLNIQASSHPSGSLPSQPNIVQTMSTTRQIAPANLQSHQLQGGRPPFNPAQISIAATWNQVPAAAIQSPSTQGALGTLANQIWKKAPMPGQMQPQQLQVRSSLATVQTPTHPPPPYPFGSQQTSQSHQTFSQPCSSPQFASPPPKNHQGGPSRVSTPLQQPHLTNKSPVSSPSSFQQSSPSSSPTVNQPQQHIGQRTPQSSSLPQTFQPAVCQSSPSRGPIVQQGSLPAGFMMQANQVAQSSHSGMGSMPKRLPPTFPPGQPNQNFTQAQINQAVASATSMNSGILQAQPNQNVQHTGGPNNAASQNPMNVQTHGPPNVMQANLVGLHGNMNNQQSITTPQVNVGNVQGQQGPQSQFIGMHQQIAPSQSQMMNVQSQGLHPSNQMIISRPQLIQNQMMMAASQSHNIIPSGQRMTPPKQLHSQQGQQIMTTHGQLVGPQGQVILQQSQMMGLSEQIVVSQVQGNKPGFNNQNQQNTIGPGQMMRGPATNSQGNMVQFSTPMIQQNPLNGNSQGIGMQGQVLRPSVPHLTQQHGDLTTSASDVNLTQMLPDVQMQQNVVASHMQTMQAGSSAGPHFSGHGMPFSAPYSTTASGSQMSLATASGFPNNKDVTLTSPLLVNLLQSDITSAQFAMTNKQNNQNANKPKKKKPSRSQKKKNSGAQQPEEQIQHAVSDARQMQPGLDDAEQQQMTGEQGVGLDPAANKLSEFANRPAGFHMQAVDQRSLQQTTIQPMQHAQQQQLQPQQQQQMMMMLMMKQQQQQQDSSKSIKIPVTPSTHPSKTALTPDASRMPMAPTGNIPVMVTLPGQSGVPPSPDKSRIPLLVGHQAASTLRKMSFQESLQNIPSSVPEEVNPTTHHTDGIGAELSVGTQVNQGQQPVPPPNQVLITGAKPGHSQIPTPQGASSQQQGTIPVQGAHNLHFPNATTNTPTSRPKTPNRASPRPYFPHTPTNRPPSTEPSEISLSPERLNASIAGLFPPQINILLPPRQPPLNRGFDQQGLNPTTLKAIGQAPTSMPPLTNNPSVPAASQVNKLDSVIVSSGKQATGKRASPSISRRASTGSSRKTGQNPGRQGGKSLKSSLIPQQNAALLPTIDVQKNILANSAQILSNPAPGILSDPINTVSGVQNPTISVRILGNNPEENKEGPTLSGNDGVLKQVCINKEQMTFECNPQSISKLEKKNGPEVQISKGNKPLEASKPGGGYDEKSMTLPTLREVPISLNQLLDTSCSTGVTIKTTTSSSQMEQSISSGDKAKAVASDALNIKESQSAPIPSQIVCEGSTATLRPDAGELNTNVTQSGPAMVPTPMVSASISVSNQITVFVSSSPIKSTTNVTTAAQTQSQPTVVSSVVTMPSLNSKVMVSEVQPVVQSGSQPAFISTPVFINTSVFQVVKEPLLPQSTAVPKVTMPSTSTLAPQSVTVIQIPQTAQSSSCPAASPTPSINSSINATTSPMNRTVVQRSSPVQPPSSSPAPPNISASPHRPAVDFSLIEPLQNNGMVDQSSSASSHATAVATSPTSASPGSSSSSRRSPISSNKGRGKVDKIGQFLMTKACQKASPDKKDDPAASELASPGVDDQVQKAALPGSPEGGVPPTETNQTIIPPPASQPDIGTSVNVTLGTTSSTASTVSVSSPASTLNSTAQSNFASAITPQNPEPESVVPVGDSSLAVSQSEGSCSSGEKVGTNKDHLPNTGEQITEKREALEHSDTGPLATTPQVVPEQVSPSTVQQGTIVKNGEDLNVGNETGQRRK is encoded by the exons ATGCTTCTCTCCGTGTGGTCTACAACCATTGAGGAAATGGACCTGGACCTGGAGTTGGTGTTGGGCGAAGATCAGCTGAGTCTGGAAGTCCAGGAGGATGATTTCACAGTCTGGATAGCTTTCAAGGGGAACATGAAGGATGATGATTTTGTGAATAAACTAGACATGatcattaataacatgtcatGCCTTCTGGGGATGG ACGCAGAGAAACTGAGGCCGGAGAAAGTGGAACCATGGAACAGCGTTCGTGTAACGTTTAATATTCCCCGTGAAGCTGCAGAGCGATTACGACTGATGGCTCAGAATAATAACCAGCAGCTCCGTGATTTGGGCATTCTTTCTGTTCAAATTGAAG GTGAAGGAGTCATTAATTTGGCTTTGGTGCAACATAGAGGCCAAGAGATCAGAGTAAACGGGCCAGTGAATCAGATCAGAATGGAATCAGGATTTTCTTTGCAAGGGGGTCAAG GTTTGATTAGAGTTAACAACCCATCTGCTGCCATGATCCCTTCAAGTAGCAATATGGCAGCTTCCTTGGTTAGTAGTGGAGCAAGTTCAGAGCTACTGCAAAGCAGAGTACTTCATCCTTCTGCTCGACCCACCTCGCAGCCTG ataTGGATTCTGTTTTGTCAACTCTAAACATTCAAGCGTCAAGTCACCCCTCTGGATCATTGCCTTCACAGCCTAACATTGTGCAAACAATGTCAACCACCCGGCAGATAGCCCCAGCCAATCTTCAGTCTCATCAACTGCAGGGAGGGCGTCCTCCATTTAATCCAGCTCAAATTTCCATAGCTGCCACGTGGAATCAAGTCCCAGCTGCAGCAATCCAATCACCCTCGACACAGGGAGCCTTAGGAACATTAGCTAATCAGATCTGGAAGAAGGCTCCTATGCCTGGACAAATGCAGCCCCAGCAACTTCAGGTCAGATCGTCCCTGGCGACTGTACAgacccccactcaccctcctcctccataCCCTTTTGGTAGTCAACAAACATCACAAAGCCATCAAACCTTTTCTCAACCCTGCAGCTCACCACAGTTTGCATCACCACCCCCTAAGAACCACCAAGGAGGGCCTTCTCGAGTTTCTACGCCCTTGCAACAGCCTCATCTAACCAACAAGTCTCCAGTTTCATCTCCTTCCTCTTTCCAACAAAGCTCTCCTTCATCCTCTCCAACGGTGAACCAGCCGCAGCAGCATATAGGACAGAGGACACCTCAGAGCagctccctccctcagacatttCAACCAGCTGTGTGCCAGAGTTCTCCAAGTCGAGGTCCTATAGTTCAACAAGGAAGTTTACCTGCTGGCTTTATGATGCAAGCAAATCAGGTGGCACAGAGTTCCCATTCTGGTATGGGGA GCATGCCAAAGCGTCTTCCGCCAACCTTTCCTCCAGGTCAGCCTAATCAGAACTTCACTCAAGCACAGATAAACCAAGCAGTTGCATCCGCCACCTCGATGAACAGTGGAATTCTACAGGCACAGCCCAACCAGAATGTACAACATACAG GTGGTCCAAATAACGCTGCTTCCCAAAATCCGATGAATGTACAGACTCACGGGCCACCTAACGTAATGCAGGCAAATCTTGTTGGACTCCATGGTAACATGAATAATCAACAATCTATCACTACTCCTCAAGTGAATGTGGGCAATGTGCAAGGGCAGCAGGGCCCTCAGTCACAATTTATTGGGATGCATCAACAGATTGCACCTTCacagagtcagatgatgaacgtTCAATCCCAAGGTCTACATCCGTCAAACCAGATGATTATTTCTCGTCCCCAGCTCATCCAAAATCAAATGATGATGGCAGCATCCCAAAGCCATAATATCATTCCTTCTGGACAGAGGATGACTCCACCCAAGCAGTTGCAttcacagcagggtcagcaaatAATGACTACACATGGGCAATTAGTAGGACCTCAGGGTCAAGTCATATTACAGCAAAGTCAGATGATGGGACTGTCTGAGCAAATTGTTGTCAGTCAGGTGCAGGGAAACAAACCAGGGTTCAATAATCAGAACCAGCAGAATACAATAGGGCCAGGTCAAATGATGAGGGGACCTGCCACAAACTCTCAAGGTAATATGGTTCAATTTTCCACACCAATGATCCAGCAGAATCCTCTGAATGGGAATTCTCAAGGGATTGGAATGCAGGGACAAGTACTTAGACCTTCAGTACCTCATTTAACTCAGCAGCATGGTGACCTTACAACATCAGCCAGTGATGTCAATctaacacagatgctgcctgatgtgcaaatgcagcaaaacgTAGTTGCTTCTCACATGCAGACAATGCAGGCAGGTAGCTCTGCTGGGCCTCATTTTTCAGGGCATGGCATGCCCTTCAGTGCTCCTTATAGCACCACTGCAAGTGGGAGTCAGATGTCATTGGCCACTGCCTCTGGTTTTCCAAACAACAAAGATGTCACCCTGACCAGTCCGTTGCTTGTCAACTTGCTGCAGAGTGATATCACATCTGCACAGTTTGCAATGACCAATAAGCAAAACAACCAGAATGCCAACAAACCCAAAAAGAAAAAACCATCGCGATCGCAGAAGAAAAAGAACAGTGGAGCTCAGCAGCCAGAAGAGCAAATTCAGCATGC GGTTTCAGATGCCCGCCAGATGCAGCCAGGTCTGGATGATGCTGAACAGCAGCAAATGACAGGCGAGCAAGGGGTAGGACTTGACCCAGCAGCCAACAAATTATCTGAATTTGCAAATCGACCTGCAG GATTTCATATGCAGGCAGTTGATCAAAGATCTCTGCAACAGACGACTATTCAACCCATGCAACatgcacagcaacagcaactacaaccccagcagcaacaacagatgatgatgatgttgatgatgaagcagcagcagcagcaacaggactcATCAAAGTCAATTAAAATTCCAGTAACGCCAAGTACACATCCATCGAAGACAGCCTTAACTCCTGATGCTTCAAGGATGCCAATGGCCCCAACTGGTAATATACCAGTCATGGTAACCTTGCCTGGGCAGAGTGGAGTGCCACCATCACCAGATAAATCAAGGATACCTTTACTAGTTGGACATCAAGCTGCCAGCACTCTAAGGAAAATGTCTTTTCAGGAAAGTCTGCAAAACATCCCATCGTCAGTACCTGAGGAAGTGAATCCAACTACACATCATACAGATGGAATTGGAGCTGAACTTTCTGTTGGAACGCAAGTTAACCAGGGGCAACAACCTGTTCCTCCTCCAAACCAAGTACTCATTACTGGGGCTAAGCCAGGGCATTCTCAAATCCCAACACCACAAGGTGCAAGTTCACAGCAGCAGGGAACTATTCCAGTGCAAGGCGCTCACAATCTTCATTTTCCTAATGCTACGACAAACACTCCAACCTCAAGACCAAAAACGCCAAACCGAGCAAGCCCCAGGCCCTACTTTCCTCATACACCCACCAATCGACCACCCAGTACAGAGCCTTCTGAGATAAGCTTATCTCCTGAAAGGCTGAATGCTTCAATTGCAGGGCTCTTTCCTCCTCAGATCAACATCCTCTTGCCTCCTAGGCAGCCACCTCTAAATAGAGGATTTGATCAACAAGGTCTAAACCCAACTACTCTGAAAGCAATTGGGCAGGCCCCAACAAGCATGCCTCCACTCACCAACAACCCATCTGTTCCCGCCGCATCACAAGTAAATAAACTGGATTCCGTTATAGTTAGTTCAGGAAAGCAGGCAACTGGAAAACGGGCAAGCCCTAGTATTAGCAGGAGAGCAAGCACTGGTTCCAGTAGAAAAACTGGTCAAAATCCAGGTAGACAAGGTGGAAAAAGCTTGAAATCATCCTTGATCCCTCAACAGAACGCAGCACTTTTACCAACCATAGATGTACAGAAGAATATTCTAGCAAACTCTGCACAAATTTTATCAAATCCAGCTCCTGGAATTTTAAGTGATCCAATCAATACAGTTTCAGGTGTACAAAATCCAACTATTTCTGTCAGGATATTGGGTAACAATCCTGAAGAAAACAAGGAAGGACCAACATTGTCTGGAAATGATGGTGTGTTGAAACAAGTCTGCATTAATAAAGAACAGATGACCTTTGAATGCAATCCTCAGAGCATAAGCAAGTTGGAGAAGAAAAATGGTCCTGAAGTTCAAATAAGTAAGGGGAATAAGCCACTGGAAGCTAGTAAACCTGGTGGGGGTTACGATGAAAAAAGTATGACCCTACCAACTTTAAGAGAAGTTCCAATTTCACTTAATCAGCTTCTGGACACTTCTTGTAGCACTGGTGTTACCATTAAGACCACTACTAGTTCCAGTCAGATGGAACAATCTATATCTTCTGGAGATAAAGCAAAAGCAGTAGCATCAGATGCTCTTAATATTAAGGAAAGCCAGAGTGCACCAATCCCATCACAAATTGTTTGTGAAGGTAGCACGGCCACACTACGACCTGATGCTGGTGAGCTAAATACTAATGTGACTCAGAGTGGCCCAGCAATGGTGCCTACACCAATGGTGTCTGCATCCATTTCTGTCTCTAATCAGATTACAGTGTTTGTAAGTTCTAGTCCCATTAAATCTACAACCAATGTTACAACAGCTGCACAGACTCAATCCCAACCTACCGTTGTTTCTTCTGTAGTCACAATGCCATCCCTAAATAGTAAAGTGATGGTATCTGAGGTACAACCAGTGGTACAGTCTGGTTCGCAGCCAGCATTTATCTCCACACCTGTGTTTATAAATACATCTGTATTTCAGGTTGTTAAGGAACCTTTGCTACCACAGTCAACTGCTGTACCTAAAGTAACAATGCCGTCAACTTCTACATTGGCACCTCAGTCAGTTACTGTAATCCAGATACCACAAACTGCTCAAAGTTCATCATGCCCAGCAGCTTCACCCACCCCATCAATTAATAGCTCTATTAATGCTACTACTTCACCAATGAATAGAACAGTGGTCCAGAGGTCATCACCAGTTCAACCACCATccagctctccagctcctccaaacATCTCAGCATCTCCTCATAGACCAGCTGTGGACTTCAGCCTCATTGAGCCTCTTCAGAATAATGGCATGGTTGACCAAAGTTCTTCAGCTTCATCCCATGCAACAGCAGTTGCAACGTCGCCTACATCTGCTAGCCCAGGTAGCTCTTCTAGTAGTAGGCGAAGTCCAATATCATCCAACAAAGGAAGAGGGAAGGTAGATAAGATTGGTCAGTTCCTTATGACCAAGGCATGTCAGAAGGCCTCCCCAGATAAAAAAGATGACCCAGCAGCATCTGAATTGGCTTCCCCAGGTGTTGATGATCAGGTGCAAAAAGCAGCACTTCCTGGTAGTCCTGAAGGAGGAGTTCCTCCTACAGAAACTAATCAGACCATTATTCCTCCTCCAGCTAGTCAACCAGACATAGGCACTTCTGTTAACGTCACACTTGGTACAACTAGCAGCACTGCTTCTACTGTCTCTGTTTCCTCACCTGCGAGTACATTGAATAGCACTGCTCAAAGCAATTTTGCGTCAGCCATCACCCCCCAGAACCCTGAGCCTGAATCTGTAGTACCTGTTGGTGATAGCAGTCTTGCAGTCTCACAATCTGAGGGAAGTTGTTCGtcaggagagaaagtgggaacaaATAAAGATCACCTACCAAATACAG GTGAGCAGATCACAGAGAAAAGAGAGGCTTTGGAACATTCGGACACAGGACCACTGGCCACAA